Within the Rhizobium favelukesii genome, the region TGATGCCCGTCGAGGCGTCCTCCCTCATCGGATCGCTCGGCGGCATTGGCGCGATTGCCAAGGAGGTCTTTGGCGACAATCCGACTCCGCCGGCGCCGCGCCCAACGCAGCGCACCACACCGCCCGTCAACCCTTTCAACCCGACCACGGAGCGCTGAGCCATGATTGCCAGCCTTGTCGCGGAACTCGGACCCTGGAGCTGGTGGATCGCCGGCCTGGTGCTGCTGGCGGCAGAGTTGATCGCACCGGGCTTCTTCCTCGTCTGGATCGGCCTTGCTGCCTTGGTCGTCGGCGTGCTGTCGCTGCTGTTCTGGGACAGCAGTTTCTGGTTCTGGCAGGTCCAGGCCATCCTGTTTGCGCTGCTTGCCGTCGTGGCAACGTTCATCGGCCGCAAACTGACCCTGCGGCACGGCGAAACGGATCAGCCTTTTTTGAATCAGCGGGCCGAAAGCCTCGTCGGGCGCACCGCAACGCTGGCGGAGCCCATTCGCGAAGGGCGCGGCCGCATTCGCCTCGACGATACGGTCTGGCGCGTCAGCGGCCCGGACCTGCCAATCGGCACCAAGGTAAAAGTGGTAGCAAGCAGCGGCCGCGATCTAACCGTGGAAGCGGCCTGATCAGGCCACTCCGATCCGCAGCAGATCATGGAAGTGCACGAGCCCGATCGGGCGGTTTTCGTCGTCGACGACGATCAATGCGCCGATGCTGTGCTGGTTGAGCATCGCAAGCGCGGCCGTTGCAAGCACCGTCGGCTTCACCGTCTTTGGCGTGCGCGTCATGATGTCGTCAACCAGCAGCTCGGAGAGATTGCGCGTGAGGTTGCGCGCCACGTCGCCTTCGGTAACGATACCACAGAGACGGCCGTCCCCTTCCACGATCCCGACGCAGCCGAAGTGTTTGCGCGAGAGTGTCGAGATGGCTTCCGGCACCGACGTCCCCTTCGCCACCAATGGCACGCGATCACCCGTATGCATGATGTCGGCGACGTGGCTGAGACTCGCACCGAGCTTGCCGCCTGGGTGGAAGACATGAAAATCGCGGGCAGAAAAGCCGCGCGCGTCGAGCAGGGCGATTGCCAGCGCATCGCCCATCGCCAGCTGCATCAAGGTCGACGTTGTCGGAGCAAGGCCATGCGGGCAAGCCTCCTCCTCGTTCGGCATCAGCAGGATGATGTCGGCGGCAGTCGCGAGTGACGATTTCTCGGAACAAGTGACGGCAATCAGCGGAATCAAAAAACGACGCGTATAGGCGACGATGCTGCGAAGCTCAGCGCTTTCTCCGCCCTTGGATAGGGCAAGAACGACATCCGTCGTGCCGATCATCCCGAGATCGCCATGGTTGGCCTCGGCAGCGTGGACGAAGAACGCCGGCGTTCCCGTTGAAGCCAGTGTCGCCGCGATTTTCACGCCGATATGGCCGCTCTTGCCGACACCGGTAACGATGACGCGACCGGTGATCCCGGTGATCGTCTCGACGGCGCGCATGAAAGACTCGGTAAGGCCGTCGTCAAAAGCTCGCTCCAGGGCTTCAAGCGCCCGCCTCTCGGTGCCGATCGTCCGCTTTGCAGACTCAAGAACACCGTTTTCGATGACATTTACCGCTCTTTTGATCATGGCACTGCGTTAGCGGTTTTCACCGGCCGAGTCCATCGGCTGATCCTCAAGGCATGCCGTCGCAACGAATGGTTAACCACAAGCCTTTACGTTCGGGTAACGCTTCGAAGCATGCCAGGATCGACATGGGCCATAGGAAGGATACGAGCAGTCTAACGCCGCTCCGTGCGGCGGGCTTTGCCGTATCCATGGCTCTGACGGTAGGCGTTCTCCTTGCTCCCCAAGCCGCATTTGCGCAGTCGACGCCGGCCCCAAACAGCTCGATACGCTCGTCCACTACGCTGCCTGCTGCGGCGACCGAGGATGAAGGCGATATCCCAAAACCGTCTGACGGCACCACGTCAGCGGCTGATAATGCAGCGCAAGGAACCACCGCCGCCGCCATTGCAGCGCCCGATCAGAAGCCGAGCGATGAAACCACCGGGGCGATCCTTGATGAGGACATGATACGCCTCAACACGCGCGAGGCGCCGCTCGACGAGCGGCTGCCGCCCCGCAAGCCGGAGCCGAACCCGGCAACCGAGGAAACGCCCGGCATCCGCATCGGAACCTTCGTGCTGCGCCCCACCGTCACCCAGAGCATCAACACCGAGACGCAGAAGGATGGCGGCGTCAAGCAGACGCGCGCGTTCCTCGAAACCGACATGCACACGACGCTGACGTCGGACTGGGCCTTGCACCAGCTCTTGGTGACCACCGAAGGCGCCTGGCAGAAGAACGTCAGCGGCGAAGGCGAAGAACAGCCTGATTTCAGGATCTTCGGCGATCTGCGCCTTGATCTTGCGCAGGACACGACGGCGCACATGAGCGGCGGCTACCATTTCTACCGCGAAGACACCGATGATCCCAATGCCGTGCAGAACGCGGACAAGCAATCGGACGTCCAGGAATTCAGTGCCGGCGCCTCGATCGAGCGCGACTTCGGCATCCTGCGCGGCAGTACCGGCATCGGTCTGAGCCGCGCGATCTATTCCGACGCCACGTTGTCGGACGGCACCACTATTTCACTAGGCGACCGCAACCAGACCAGCGGCACGATCCGCGGCCGTATCGGCTACGAGCTTTCTCCCGCGCTCATCCCCTTCATCGAGGCCAATGTCGGCACGACGGTCTATGACGAGAGAGTTGATTCCGCTGGCTACCGGCGGTCGGGGGATAGCTATGGCGCCAAGGTCGGCGTCGAGCTAGATATGGGCGAAAAGCTTCGCGGCGAGGTTGGCGTCGGCTACGAGACGGCCACCTTCGACGATCCGCGCCTTTCGAATATCGACACGGCCGTGGTGGACGCTCAACTCCTTTGGTCGCCGCTCAGAGGCACCGACGTTAACATCGGCCTGTTGACAAGCATCAACCCATCGACGACCGCCGGTGAATCCGGCTACGTTTCCCATGCCTTGGCGACGGGCCTCACGCATCAGCTGCGTGATAACCTGACAGGCACGGTGCTTGGCGGTATTACATTCCGCGATTACCCCGCGGATAGCTCGACCAGCGACGAAACGGTCTATACCACCAGCGCCGGTCTGATCTGGAATATCAACCGCTACCTCGATCTGACCAGCACGATCGGCTACGAACTGACGGCTCGCAAGACGAGCAGCGACTCCGAGCAGTGGCGAGCCGGTGTCGGCCTCAAACTGAAGCGCTGAAACGAAATCCGCCTCCAAGTGGGAGACTTGAAGGCGGACGCAATTCGCTTAAGCAGCGGGCCTGCTTCAGAGGCCCTTCAGCAGTTCCTTGAAACCGCCCTCGACGGTTGGGCGGATGTCGGCACGCTCCAGTGCGAACGCTACGTTCGCCAGGATGAAGCCGTCCTTGGCGCCGCAGTCATAGGTCGTCCCGCGGAAGTGATAGCCTGCAAAGGCCTGGTCCTTCAGCAGCTTCAGCATGCCGTCGGTAAGCTGGATCTCGTTGCCGGCACCGCGTTCCTGCGTCTCGAGGATCTTGAAGACCTCAGGCTGCAGGATGTAGCGGCCGTTGATGAAGTAATTCGACGGCGCTGTACCCTTGGCCGGCTTCTCGACCATGCCGGTGATGCGGAAGCCATCCCCGATCGCCTCGCCGACGCCGACGATGCCGTATTTGTGGGCCTGATCGGGCGCGCACTCTTCGACAGCGACGATGTTGCCGCCGCTCTGGGCATAAAGATCGATCATGCCCTTCATGCAGCCCTTGCCTTCGCTTTTCATGATCATGTCGGGCAGCAGCAGCGCGAAAGGCTCATTGCCAACGATCTCGCGGGCACACCAGACGGCATGGCCGAGACCGAGCGGCTCCTGCTGGCGGGTGAAGCTGACCGTACCAGCCTTGGGAAGTTGGCCGGCAAGCAGGGTCATTTCCGCCTGCTTGCTGCGCTCGCGCAGCGTCTGCTCGAGCTCGAAGTGGATATCGAAGTAGTCTTCGATAATGTGTTTGTTACGACCGGTGACGAAAACGAAATGCTCGATGCCCGCTTCCAAAGCCTCGTCGACCACATACTGAATGATCGGTTTGTCGACGACAGTCAGCATTTCCTTCGGCACGGCTTTCGTGGCCGGGAGAAAGCGAGTCCCGAGACCCGCAACCGGAAATACAGCTTTGCGAACTTTTTTATGCTCTGCCACACAATCCTCCTGCGATGATTACACCGCTTGAAATAAAAGGCATTTTTGATTGGACTAGATGAGATTTGCTACCGTTTTGCAAATGGTGACTGCGTTCCTGCGTCATGGTAAAGAATTTGTTGACTTCGTTCAGGTAGTCTCAGGCCTGAGCGGAACTTCGCGCTCTGCTGTGCCTGAAACGAAAGGACGGATGACCGCCGATGACTCAAAATCACAGAAACTCCCTTCGTGGTCTTGCTATCGTACTCATCGTGACCGCGTCCGCCGGTCTGGCTCCCCTCAACGCGAAAGCCGATCAGCGGTTCCAGAAGTGGATCGCGGACTTCTACCAAACTGCCGCTCAAAATGGCATCAGCAAGGCAACATATCGCAAAGCCTTCTCAGGCGTCAGCGATCCGGACCCGACCGTGCTCGAGAAGGCAACCTATCAGCCTGAATTTACAACGAAAATCTGGGACTACGTGGATTCCCGTGTAAATCCGTACACGGTTCAGATCGGCCGTCAGATGGCTGCCAAGCATGCCTCGACACTGAATGCGATCCAACGCCAATTCGGTGTGGACAAGACGATTCTCCTCGCCATCTGGTCGATGGAGTCCAACTATGGCGCAGTTCTCGACAAGGATGACCGCCTGCATTATGTGCCGCGCGCTTTGGCGACGCTCGCCTACGCCGACGAACGCCGCGCGAAATTCGCCAAGAAGCAGCTGATCGCCGCACTGAAGATCCTGCAGAACGGCGATATCTCCCCGGATGGCATGACCGGCTCCTGGGCGGGCGCCATGGGCCATACCCAGTTCATTCCGACAAGCTACCTGCTCTACGCGGTCGACGCCGACGGCAACGGTCATCGCGACATCTGGAACTCCGTGCCCGATGCCCTGGCGACATCGGCCAACCTGCTGATGAAGAACGGCTGGGACGCGGGCAAGACCTGGGGGTACGAGGTCGTCGTACCGCCGAACGCGCGAAAGCAGGTCGGTAAGACTCACTCGCTGGCGCAGTGGGCCTCCCTCGGCCTGACACGGCCCAACGGCAAGGGCTTCCGCGAAGGCGGCAGCAACGCCGTCCTCAAGATGCCGGCTGGCGCCGATGGCCCGGGCTTCCTGATGACCAGCAATTTCTTCACCATCAAGAACTACAACGCCTCGGACAGCTATGCGATCGCCGTCGGGCTGCTGGCGGACGAGATCGCCGGCTATGGCGGCATGAAGCAGCGCTGGCCCCGCCCGGGTGGCACGCTCGACGTCAAGGAGAAGTTCGAACTGCAGACGCGCCTGAAGACGCTCGGCTATTATGACGGCGAGGTCGACGGCAACTTCGGCAGCGGATCGAAGGCAGCCATTGCGGCGGTCCAGGCCCGTATTGGAATGCAGCAGGACGGCGAGCCATCGCTGCCGCTCTTGAACGCGCTTCGCAAATAAGAAGAATAAATCGACGACATGTATCTTGGGGTGTGGACGCGCCTTCCTGCTCCATGCGAGAATGCCGGCAGATGCGAGGCTGCTGACTATGCGTAAACGAGTAAACCGGGCAACGCGCTGCTGGGGTGCGATCGGCGCCGCGACACTGGTGCTTGTCTTCAGCGCGCTGCCGGTACACGTGGCTGATGCGCAGGAGCGCTATTACTATCGCCGCTCCATTCTCGACTTCTTCCTTGGTCGTCGCTACATCCAGGAATATCCGCGACAGGCACCGTCTCAGAACGCGCCGCAGCGACAACCTGCGCCGAAGAGGAAGGCGGCGCCGAAGGCGGCCGCAGCGCCACGCCCAGCCGCTCCCGTGGTCGTTGAAGAGAAGGTAGTCGAGAAACTTGTCAACGCTCAGAAGATCCTTGTCGTCGGCGATTTTCTCGCCGGCGGTCTTGGCGTCGGCATGGATGCGGCGTTCAAGGATTCTCCCGGCATCCTCATCGAGACGCACAGCAACGTCGCCTCCGGTCTGGTGCGAGACGACTACTATGATTGGCCGCAACAGCTGACAAAGTTCATGGACGAGGCGAAGCCCGCCATGGTCATCGTTATGCTTGGCGCGAATGACCGCCAGCAGATGGTGACGGATGTAGGCAAGGAAAAATTCAGGACCGACGGCTGGTATGTCGAATATCAGCGCCGTGTCGTAGACTTCGGCAAGCAGGTCACCAGCCGCAAGATCCCGCTCCTGTGGGTCGGCCTGCCGGCCTTCGATTCGCCTGCGATGACGGCCGATGCAGTGCAGCTCAACCAGCTGTTCCGCAAGCAGATGGAGAGCGTCGGCGGCGAGTTCGTTGACATCTGGGATGGCTTCGTCAGCGAAGGCGGTGAATTCATTGTCACTGGCTCGGATATCAACGGCCAGCAGGTGCGCCTGCGCACGTCAGACGGAATCAACTTGACCGAGGCCGGCCGGCGCAAGCTCGCCTTTTATGTCGAGAAGCCCGTGCGCCGCATCCTCGGCATTCAGGCAAGCCCCGACCTCGTCCGGCTTGACACGGGCAATGCGCCCACGCTCGACGCTCTCGCAACACCGGGCCGGACCGAACCGATCAGCCTGTCCGACCCGAACCTCGATGGCGGCGCGGAGCTTCTCGGCGGCAGAGCCCTGCCGGTCAGCGTGACCAAGTCACCGCGCGACATGCTGGTTCAGGACGGCGAGATGGCGCCTCCCCCCGCCGGCCGCGTCGATGACTACCGCATGACGCCGATGAAGCCCGCGGCGCAGGTTTCCATCAAATAGGCAACGTCAGGCGAAAGCCCGTCCTTGATCTCAGCGGCGGACTTGGCTGCTGCTCGTTTTGTGAAACTGACCACCCGTGCGGAAACCTCCGCCCTAGCGAGCACCCGACAGCGCAGACGGAGACAAACGTCATGCAATCACAAATGCCGATTGATCACGGCGCGTGGCCCGCTTGGCATCCCGCGGAACTGGCAGCCCGGCTGAGCGCTGTCTCAAGGCGGTGGTGCATTGTTGGCGGATGGGCGCTCGACCTTTGGCACGGGCATCAGACCCGCGAGCACGAGGACCTGGAATTTACCATCCTGCGGCAAGATTTCGGCATCTTTCGCGATGCTCTGAAAGGCATGGAATTCGATACCGCTGGAGATGGCGTTGTCGAGTACCTGCCAGCAGACGAGGAGCCACCGGCAGCAATCTCGCAGATATGGTGTCTGGACATGGAGGAGCGGCGCTGGCGCGTCGACATGATGATCGAGCCGGGAACGCTCGACACCTGGATCTACAAACGACAACCTGCCATTTCCCGCCCGCGCGACGAGATGGTCGATACGACGGCTGAAGGTATTCCCTATTTGAAGCCGGCTGCCGTCCTTCTGTTCAAGGCGAAATACGGACGCCCCAAGGATGAAATCGACTTCGAGAGGGCCTTGCCGAGGCTGCCGGTTTCGAAACGTCGGTGCTGAAAACCTCGCTTGCGGCATGCCACCCCGGCCACGAATGGTTGAAGGGCCTGCAAGAGCCGCCGATGACGCTCGCGCAGTAGTGATCCGGAGTCCATGGAATGAAAAGGGCCGCACAAAGCGGCCCTAACTCCATTCATCAAACGGCATTGCTTACCGCGGTAGAACCGTCGAGCCCATCAGGGCTTCATCGATGGCGCGGGCGGCCTGGCGGCCTTCGCGGATCGCCCAGACGACCAGCGACTGGCCGCGGCGAACGTCGCCTGCCGTCCAGAACTTGTCGACCGAGGTCTTGTAGTCGCGGTCATTGGCAACGACGTTGGTCGAGCCGCGGCGGTCGGTATTGAGCGTCAGCTTACCGTCGAGCTCCTTCAGCACACTGTCCTTGAACGGACCACTGAAGCCGATCGCGATAAAGGCGAGGTCGGCCTTGATGATGAATTCCGTGCCCGCGATCGGCTTGCGACGCTCGTCGACTTCGCAGCACTTCACGCCGGTCAGCACGCCATCTTCGCCGACGAACTCGAGCGTTGCAACCTGGAACTCGCGAATGGCGCCTTCCGCCTGTGAAGACGAGGTGCGCATCTTCGTCGCCCAGAACGGCCAGACGGCGAGCTTGTCTTCCTTCTCCGGCGGCTGCGGGCGAATGTCGAGCTGGGTAACCTTCACGGCACCCTGACGGAACGCCGTGCCGACGCAGTCGGACGCGGTATCGCCACCGCCGACGACGACGACATGCTTGGCGCCTGCAAGGATCGGGTCAGACGCCCAGCCGACGCTGTCGATGTTTTCGCGGCCGACGCGCTTGTTCTGCTGCACAAGGTACGGCATCGCATCGTGGACACCGGCAAGCTCGATGCCCGGAATGCCTGCTTCGCGGGGCGTTTCCGAACCGCCGCAATAGAGCACGGCATCACAATCCGAAAGCAGCTGCTCGACCTTCACGTCGACGCCGACATTGACGCCACAATGGAAGGTGACGCCCTCGCCTTTCATCTGCTCGACGCGGCGATCGATGAAGTTCTTCTCCATCTTGAAATCAGGGATGCCGTAGCGCAGCAGGCCGCCGGGCTTCGACTCGCGCTCGTAGAGGTGAACGTCGTGGCCGGCGCGGCCGAGCTGTTGCGCAGCCGCCATGCCGGCAGGGCCGGAACCGACGATCGCCACCTTCTTGCCCGTGTGCACCGTGGCCGGCTGCGGGCGGATGAAACCGAGCTCGTAGGCCTTGTCGGCGATCGCCTGCTCGACCGTCTTGATCGCAACCGGCGTGTCTTCAAGGTTTAGTGTGCACGCTTCCTCGCAGGGGGCGGGGCAGACGCGGCCGGTGAATTCCGGGAAGTTGTTGGTCGAATGCAGGTTCTGGATCGCCGCTTCCCAGTTGTTGTTATAGACGAGGTCGTTCCAGTCAGGAATCTGGTTGTGCACCGGACAACCGGTCGGCCCATGGCAATAGGGGATGCCACAGTCCATGCAGCGCGCTGCCTGTTTCTGTACTTCCTGGTCCGACATCGGGATCGTGAATTCGCGGAAATGCCGGATGCGATCCGAGGCAGGCTGATACTTCGCCACCTGCCGGTCGATTTCCAGAAACCCTGTGACCTTACCCATATTTTCGTCCCTTACACTCATGACCGCCTCGCCTGCGGCCAGTTGTCCATCGTCAGCCTCGACAGCGGAGGCAGGTTGCTTCTTTCGACCGTCATCAAGCATATCCCTTGAGTGCCATCCACGCGTCTGCGCTGCCTTAGGCTGCTGCCGATCTGTGGGTCATTGAGATACTTCGGTCATCCGCCGCGCCGGCGTTCACCAGCGCAACGGAAGTAAGCGTAATTACTCGGCCGCAATTCCCATGCGGGCGCGTTCCATTTCTTCCAGGGCACGGCGGTACTCGACCGGCATGACCTTGCGGAACTTCGGACGGTAGTCGACCCAGTTGTCCAGGATCTGCTTGGCGCGGGTCGAACCCGTGTAGTGCAGATGGTTGGAGATCAACTGGTAGAGACGCTCTTCGTCGTGGCGCGTCATGTCACCCGAAACGTCGACGCGTCCCTTGTGCATGAGGTCGCCGCCGTGGTGATGCAGCTTCTCCAGCATGTCGTCCTCTTCCGGAACCGGCTCGAGTTCGACCATCGCCATGTTGCATCTTTTGGCAAAATCGCCGGCTTCGTCGAGCACATAAGCCACGCCGCCGGACATGCCGGCCGCAAAGTTGCGGCCCGTTGAGCCGAGTACGACGACGACACCGCCCGTCATGTATTCGCAGCCGTGGTCGCCCACGCCTTCGACGATGGCGATCGCACCGGAGTTGCGGACCGCGAAGCGCTCGCCCGCGACACCGCGGAAGTAGCACTCGCCTTCGGTCGCACCGTAGAGCACGGTGTTGCCGACGATGATGGAGTCTTCCGCGACGATCTTCGAATTCTCCGGCGGCCGGACGATGATCTTGCCGCCCGACAGGCCCTTACCGACATAGTCGTTGCCGTCACCGATCAGGTTGAAGGTGATGCCGCGCGCTAGGAAGGCGCCGAACGACTGCCCGGCAGTGCCCCTGAGCGTCACGTTGATCGTGTCGTCCTTGAGGCCGCGGTGGTTGTAGCGCTTGGCGACTTCCCCGGAGAGCATCGCACCGGCCGAACGGTCGACGTTCTTGATGTCCACTTCGAAGGCAACCGGCGTCTTCGAGGTCAGCGCCGGCTGCGCCTCCTCGATCAGCTTGCGGTCAAGAATGTCGTCGATCGGGTGCTTCTGGCGGGTCGTCCAGTAGGTTGCATCCTTCGGCGCCTCGACCTTGTGGAAGATGCGGCTGAAGTCGAGACCCTTGGACTTCCAGTGCGCCAGCATTTCGTCCTTCTCGAGCAGCTCCGAAGCGCCGATGATGTCATCGAGCTTGGTGAAGCCGAGCGAGGCGAGGATTTCGCGCACTTCGTTGGCGACGAAGAAGAAGTAGTTGACGACGTGCTCGGGCGTGCCCTTGAAGCGCTTGCGCAGAACCGGGTCCTGCGTGGCAACGCCGACAGGACAGGTGTTCAAATGGCACTTGCGCATCATGATGCAGCCGGCAGCGATCAAAGGTGCCGTCGCGAAGCCGAATTCGTCGGCGCCGAGAAGCGCTCCGATGATGACATCGCGGCCGGTCTTCAGGCCGCCGTCGACCTGCAGGGCAATGCGCGAGCGCAATCCGTTCAGCACCAGGGTCTGCTGGGTTTCGGCAAGGCCGATTTCCCACGGGCTGCCGGCATGCTTCAGCGAGGTCAGCGGCGATGCGCCGGTGCCGCCATCGAAGCCGGAGACCGTGATGTGGTCGGCGCGCGCCTTGGCAACGCCGGCCGCAACCGTGCCGACGCCGACTTCCGAGACGAGCTTGACCGACACATCCGACGTCTGGTTGACGTTCTTCAGGTCATAGATCAGCTGCGCCAGATCTTCGATCGAATAGATGTCGTGATGCGGCGGCGGCGAGATCAGGCCGACACCCGGAGTCGAGTGGCGGGTCTTGGCAACCGTCGCGTCAACCTTGTGGCCAGGAAGCTGGCCGCCTTCGCCGGGCTTGGCACCCTGCGCCACCTTGATCTGCAGCATATCGGCATTGACCAGATACTCGGTCGTGACACCGAAGCGTCCCGATGCGATCTGCTTGATCGCCGAGCGTTCCGGGTTCGACGAACCATCCGGCAGCGGCATGTAACGGTCGGATTCTTCACCGCCCTCGCCGGTGTTGGACTTGCCGCCGATCCGGTTCATGGCGATCGCCAGCGTCGTGTGTGCCTCGCGGCTGATCGAGCCGAAGGACATGGCACCCGTCGAGAAGCGCTTGACGATATCGACCGCTGGCTCGACCGCGTCGACCGAGACCGGCTTGCGACCGATCTCTTCGGCGCTCTTGATGTTGAAGAGGCCACGGATCGTGTTCATGCGCAGCGCCGAGGTGTTCACCATCTCGGCGAACTCGCGGTAGCGGTCTTCGGCATTGCCGCGAACGGCATGCTGAAGCGTTGCGACCGCATCCGGCGTCCAGGCATGGCTTTCGCCGCGCATGCGGTAGGCATACTCGCCCCCGATGTCGAGCGTCGTCGCCAGCAGCGGATCCTTGCCGAAGGCGGAGGTGTGACGCGCAACAGTCTCTTCGGCGATCGCGGCGAGATCGACGCCTTCGATCATCGTTGCCGTGCCGAAGAAGTACTTGTCGACCAGCTCCTGCTGCAGGCCGATCGCATCGAAGATCTGGCCGCCGCAATAGGACTGATAGGTCGAGATGCCCATCTTCGACATGACCTTGAGGATGCCTTTGCCGACCGCCTTGATGTAGCGGTAGACGACTTCGCTGGCGTCGACTTCCTTCGGGAACTCGCCCTTGGCATGCATGTCGAGCAACGTGTCGAAGGCAAGGTAAGGGTTGATCGCTTCGGCGCCATAGCCTGCGAGCAGGCAGAAGTGGTGCACTTCGCGCGGCTCGCCGGTTTCGACGACGAGACCGACCGAGGTGCGCAGCCCTTTACGGATCAGGTGATGGTGCACGGCAGCCGTCGCCAGCAGCGCGGGAATGGCGATGCGGTCCGGGCCGATCTGGCGGTCGGAGAGCACGATGATGTTGTAGCCGCCCTTGACCGCGGCTTCGGCGCGCTCGCAGAGACGGTCGAGCATTTCGGGCATGCCTTCGGCGCCGCGTTCGACATCATAGGTGAAGTCGAGCGTCTTGGTGTCGAAGCGGTCTTCCGTATGACCGATCGAGCGGATCTTTTCCAGATCGCCATTGGTCAGGATCGGCTGGCGCACTTCCAGGCGCTTGGCGTTCGCCATACCCGTATGGTCGAGAATGTTCGGACGCGGTCCGATGAACGAGACGAGGCTCATGACGAGCTCTTCGCGGATCGGGTCGATCGGCGGGTTCGTGACCTGCGCGAAGTTCTGCTTGAAGTAGGTATAGAGCAGCTTCGACTTTTCCGACATCGCCGAAATCGGCGTATCCGTGCCCATCGAACCCACGGCCTCCTGACCCGTGGTCGCCATCGGCGACATCAGGATCTTGGTGTCCTCGGTCGTGTAGCCGAAGGCCTGCTGGCGGTTGAGCAGTGAAACGTCGCGGCGCAGCGCACGCGGCTCGACCGGCTTCAGGTCTTCGAGGATCAGCTGCGTGCGATCCAGCCAGCTGCGATAGGGATGTTTGGTGGCAAGCTCGGACTTCACTTCCTCGTCGGAAACGATCCGGCCCTTTTCCATGTCGATCAGCAGCATCTTGCCCGGCTGCAGGCGCCACTTCTGGACGATGTCCTCCTCCGGCACCGGCAGCGTGCCGGCTTCAGATGCAAGGATGACGCGGTCGTCATTCGTGACAAGATAGCGAGCCGGACGCAGGCCGTTGCGGTCGAGCGTCGCGCCGATCTGCTTGCCGTCGGTGAAGGCGACAGCCGCCGGTCCGTCCCACGGCTCCATTAGCGCAGCGTGATATTCGTAGAATGCCTTGCGCTCGGCCGCCATCGACTGGTTGCCCGCCCAGGCTTCCGGGATCAGCATCATCACGGCATGCGCCATGGAGTAGCCGCCGCGCACGAGGAACTCGAGGGCGTTGTCAAAACAGGCCGTGTCGGACTGGCCTTCATAGGAGATTGGCCAGAGCTTGGAGATGTCGTCACCGAAGAGCGGCGAAGAAACCGAGGCCTGACGTGCCGCCATCCAATTGACGTTGGAGCGCAGCGTGTTGATTTCACCGTTGTGGGCAACCATGCGGTAGGGGTGCGCCAGCTTCCACGACGGGAAAGTGTTGGTGGAGAAGCGCTGGTGCACGAGGGCAACCGCGGACTCGAAACGCGGATCCGACAGGTCCTTATAGTAAGCCCCCACCTGGTAGGCCAGGAACATGCCCTTGTAGACAACGGTCGCCGACGACAGCGACACCGGATAGAAGTTGCTCTCCTCGCCATCAAACTCGTCGTAGATGCGGTTGGAGATCACCTTGCGCAGCGTGAACAGGCGACGCTCGAACTCGTCGTTGGTCGCAGCATCCTTGCCCGCACCAATGAAGACCTGCACATGATGCGGCTCGGTCGCGGCAATCTCGGGCGCCTTGGAAAGCGAGGAGTTGTCGACGG harbors:
- a CDS encoding glutamate synthase subunit beta, whose amino-acid sequence is MGKVTGFLEIDRQVAKYQPASDRIRHFREFTIPMSDQEVQKQAARCMDCGIPYCHGPTGCPVHNQIPDWNDLVYNNNWEAAIQNLHSTNNFPEFTGRVCPAPCEEACTLNLEDTPVAIKTVEQAIADKAYELGFIRPQPATVHTGKKVAIVGSGPAGMAAAQQLGRAGHDVHLYERESKPGGLLRYGIPDFKMEKNFIDRRVEQMKGEGVTFHCGVNVGVDVKVEQLLSDCDAVLYCGGSETPREAGIPGIELAGVHDAMPYLVQQNKRVGRENIDSVGWASDPILAGAKHVVVVGGGDTASDCVGTAFRQGAVKVTQLDIRPQPPEKEDKLAVWPFWATKMRTSSSQAEGAIREFQVATLEFVGEDGVLTGVKCCEVDERRKPIAGTEFIIKADLAFIAIGFSGPFKDSVLKELDGKLTLNTDRRGSTNVVANDRDYKTSVDKFWTAGDVRRGQSLVVWAIREGRQAARAIDEALMGSTVLPR
- the gltB gene encoding glutamate synthase large subunit, with amino-acid sequence MMTKTPSTGFDQFAAATTRATANTRKFASGLPRKQGLYDPRNEHDACGVGFVAHMKGQKSHQIVKDGLFILENLTHRGAVGADPLMGDGAGILVQIPDRFFREEMARQGITLPKVGEYGMGHIFMPRDEKQIAHFKKVIQDVIVEEGQVFLGFRDVPVDNSSLSKAPEIAATEPHHVQVFIGAGKDAATNDEFERRLFTLRKVISNRIYDEFDGEESNFYPVSLSSATVVYKGMFLAYQVGAYYKDLSDPRFESAVALVHQRFSTNTFPSWKLAHPYRMVAHNGEINTLRSNVNWMAARQASVSSPLFGDDISKLWPISYEGQSDTACFDNALEFLVRGGYSMAHAVMMLIPEAWAGNQSMAAERKAFYEYHAALMEPWDGPAAVAFTDGKQIGATLDRNGLRPARYLVTNDDRVILASEAGTLPVPEEDIVQKWRLQPGKMLLIDMEKGRIVSDEEVKSELATKHPYRSWLDRTQLILEDLKPVEPRALRRDVSLLNRQQAFGYTTEDTKILMSPMATTGQEAVGSMGTDTPISAMSEKSKLLYTYFKQNFAQVTNPPIDPIREELVMSLVSFIGPRPNILDHTGMANAKRLEVRQPILTNGDLEKIRSIGHTEDRFDTKTLDFTYDVERGAEGMPEMLDRLCERAEAAVKGGYNIIVLSDRQIGPDRIAIPALLATAAVHHHLIRKGLRTSVGLVVETGEPREVHHFCLLAGYGAEAINPYLAFDTLLDMHAKGEFPKEVDASEVVYRYIKAVGKGILKVMSKMGISTYQSYCGGQIFDAIGLQQELVDKYFFGTATMIEGVDLAAIAEETVARHTSAFGKDPLLATTLDIGGEYAYRMRGESHAWTPDAVATLQHAVRGNAEDRYREFAEMVNTSALRMNTIRGLFNIKSAEEIGRKPVSVDAVEPAVDIVKRFSTGAMSFGSISREAHTTLAIAMNRIGGKSNTGEGGEESDRYMPLPDGSSNPERSAIKQIASGRFGVTTEYLVNADMLQIKVAQGAKPGEGGQLPGHKVDATVAKTRHSTPGVGLISPPPHHDIYSIEDLAQLIYDLKNVNQTSDVSVKLVSEVGVGTVAAGVAKARADHITVSGFDGGTGASPLTSLKHAGSPWEIGLAETQQTLVLNGLRSRIALQVDGGLKTGRDVIIGALLGADEFGFATAPLIAAGCIMMRKCHLNTCPVGVATQDPVLRKRFKGTPEHVVNYFFFVANEVREILASLGFTKLDDIIGASELLEKDEMLAHWKSKGLDFSRIFHKVEAPKDATYWTTRQKHPIDDILDRKLIEEAQPALTSKTPVAFEVDIKNVDRSAGAMLSGEVAKRYNHRGLKDDTINVTLRGTAGQSFGAFLARGITFNLIGDGNDYVGKGLSGGKIIVRPPENSKIVAEDSIIVGNTVLYGATEGECYFRGVAGERFAVRNSGAIAIVEGVGDHGCEYMTGGVVVVLGSTGRNFAAGMSGGVAYVLDEAGDFAKRCNMAMVELEPVPEEDDMLEKLHHHGGDLMHKGRVDVSGDMTRHDEERLYQLISNHLHYTGSTRAKQILDNWVDYRPKFRKVMPVEYRRALEEMERARMGIAAE